In a genomic window of Scyliorhinus torazame isolate Kashiwa2021f chromosome 5, sScyTor2.1, whole genome shotgun sequence:
- the LOC140419735 gene encoding uncharacterized protein encodes MEKPWKCGDCGKTYRVPSKLEVHRRGHTGEKPFTCSQCEKGFTQSSSLQSHQRVHTGEKPFTCSQCGKGFAQLSHVQSHQRVHTGEKPFTCSQCGKKFRDLFTLRRHQRVHTGERPFTCSQCGKGFSHSSTLQTHQRVHTGERPFICSLCGNGFTQLSSLQSHQRVHTGEKPFTCSHCGQKFRALFTLRRHQRVHTGERPFTCSQCGKGFSHSSTLQTHQRVHTGERPFICSQCGKGFTQLSHLQSHQRLHTGEKPFTCSQCGQRFRALFTLQSHQRVHSGERPFTCSQCGKGFIDSSTLRKHQRVHSGERPFICSLCGKGFIDSSTLRKHQRVHTGERSFICSQCGKGFSDFSILERHQRVHTGERPFTCS; translated from the coding sequence atggagaaaccgtggaaatgtggggactgtgggaagacaTACAGAGTCCCATCGAAGCTGGAGGTTCATCGACggggtcacactggggagaagccattcacctgctctcagtgtgagaagggattcactcagtcatccagcctgcagtcacaccagcgagttcacactggggagaagccattcacttgctcgcagtgtgggaagggattcgctcagttatctcacgtgcagtcacaccagcgagttcacactggggagaagccattcacctgctctcagtgtgggaagaaatTCCGTGATTTattcaccctgcggagacatcaacgagttcacactggggagaggcctttcacctgctctcaatgtgggaaagggttCAGTCATTCATCCACTCTGcaaacacatcagcgagttcacactggggagaggccgttcatctgttccctctgtgggaatggattcacacagttatccagcctgcagtcacaccagcgagttcacactggcgagaagccgttcacctgctctcattgtgggcAGAAATTTCGTGCTTTattcaccctgcggagacatcaacgagttcacactggggagaggccattcacgtgctctcagtgtgggaaagggttcagtcattcatccactctgcagacacaccagcgagttcacactggagagaggccgttcatctgctctcagtgtgggaagggattcacacagttatctcaCCTACAGTCACACCAAcgacttcacactggagagaagccgttcacctgctcgcagtgtgggcagagattccgtgctttattcaccctgcagtcacaccagcgagttcacagtggggagaggccattcacctgctctcagtgtgggaaaggattcattgattcatccaccctgcggaaacaccaacgagttcacagtggggagaggccattcatctgctctctgtgtgggaagggatttattgattcatccaccctgcggaaacaccaacgagttcacactggggagaggtcattcatctgctctcagtgtgggaagggattcagtgatttttCCATCCtggagagacaccagcgagttcatactggggagaggccattcacctgctcttag